The window GTCGATCGTGGAGCCCGACGCCGATCGCCAGCGCTGCATCGAGCAGGCGGCCGGGATGGGCGCCATCACGATCCTCAACCATCCCAACTGGGGCGTCGGCTACAACCACTTCCCGCAGGAGCGCATGGAAGCTCTGCGCGGCTACGCCGGGATCGAGATCTACAACGCCGTGATCGAGTGGCTGGAGGGGAGCGCGCTCGCGCTCGATCGCTGGGACCGGCTGCTGTCTTCGGGTCGGCGGGTGTGGGGCTTCGCCAACGATGACATGCACTGGCCGGAGAACGTGGGCCGTGGCTGGAGCGTGGCGCAGTGCCGCGAGCACACGCCCGCGGCCGTGCTCGAGGCGCTGCGCGAGGGCCGCTTCTACGCCTCGACCGGCGTGACCATCGACTCGGTGCGCCTCGCCAGCGGCGTGCTGGCGGTGGAGGCGCCAGACGCGCAGCGGATCCGCTTCGTGGGGCGTTGGGGCCGCGAGCTGGCCTTCGTGGACGGGCCGCGCGCCGCGTACCCCATCGGGGGCGGCGAGGGCGGCTACGTGCGCGCCGAGTGCTATGGGGCCGGGGGACGGACCGCGTGGACTCAGCCGGTGTGGGTGCCGGAGTAAGCAGGACTCGCGTTCGCCTCGCCGTGGCGGCGGTCTGGGCGGTCGCGGGGCTCTGCGCGATCGCGGCCGTTCGGGCGCCCGCCGCGCGCCAGGGAGCCAGGCCCATGCGCTGGGAGCGCGTGTCCAGCCGCGACGGTCAGATTCCGACGCCGCCGGGCGCCGAGCAGCAGACGCTCTGCCTCACGTTGGACGCCGACGGCGACGGCCGCGTCGAGGTGGTCATCGGTTGCCGCAACCGCGGTCCGGCGCTCGTCTGGTACCGGCGCGTCGCCGAACGCTGGACGGTGCAGGTGATCGAGCCCGAGCCCATCCCGATCGAGGCGGGCGGCGTCGTATGCGACGTGGACGGCGACGGGAACCCGGACATCATCGCCGGAGAGGACTATCAGGGTTCGCGAGTCTACTGGTGGAGGAACCCGTATCCGCGGCTCGCGCCCCGCGTGCCCTGGGAACGCCACCTCATCAAGGAGGGCGGCGGAACGCAGCACCACGACCAGATCTGGGGTGACTTCGACGCCGACGGCCGGCCGGAGCTCGTCTTCTGGAACCAGGGCGCGGGCAAGCTGCTCCGCGCGACCCCACCGGCCGACCCCCGCCAGGGACCCTGGCCGGTCCGCGATCTCTGGTCCGGCGCCGGGGAGGGCCTGGCGGCGGGCGACGTGGACGGCGACGGTCGGCCCGAGCTCCTGGCCGGCGGCAGGTGGTTCCGGCACGAGGGCGGCGGCCGCTTCGCCTCGTTCGTCATCGACCCGGAGCAGACCCACCCGCGGATCGCGCTCGGCGACCTGAACGGCGACGGCCGGCTGGAGGTCGTGATGGCCCCCGGAGACACCGACGGCCGCCTGAGCTGGTACGAGCGGCGAGGTGACGGCGCCCGTCCCACCGACTGGGTGCGCCATGACCTGCTCCCCCAGCCGGTGCGCCACGGCCACAGCCTCGCCGTGGCCGACTTCAGCCGCGACGGCCACCTCGACGTGATGTGCGGCGAGATGCGCCGCTGGACCGCCGGCGACGATCACCCGACGGCGCGGCTCCGGGTCTTCCTGGGCGACGGGCGCGGCGACTTCACACCCACCGTCCTCTCCACCGGCCTCGGCGTGCACGAGGCGCGCGTGGCCGACGTGGATGGTGACGGCCGCCCCGACATCGTTGCCAAGCCCTACTCCTGGGACACGCCACGCCTCGACCTCTGGCTCAACCGCCGCTAGAACGCGCCGCCGCGCGCACGCGCACCATCGCGCACCCGCGCGCCAGCGGCACGCGCAATCGCAGACCCGCCGCCTCACGTCGCCACGGCACACGCCGCCACCCAGCCTCGTCCGGCAGCAGCGCCTCGCAGATCAGCCCACCGCGCTCCAGGCCGGCCAGCCTCCGGAGCCGCAGCGTAGCCTGACGCGCCGCGCCGCCAAACGTGATCGGCGCCACATAGCCCTCCGGCACGCGAAAGAGGTTGGCGAGCGCTGGAGCGGCGCGCGCGGCGTTCGGCTCCAGCACCCACTCGCGTCCGCGCAGGCACTCCAGCAGCGGGCCGTACGCCAGGTACTGCGCATCGGCCCAGGCGTCCGGCCGGATCGAGTGGTCGTTGCCCGGGAAGGGCGCAGTGGGGAAGACGCCCAGGTGCAGGTAGCGCTGGAAGAAGCCGTCGGGGGCCGGGCGCAGGTCGTCCGGCGACGATGTCCAGGCGATCACCGACTTGCGCAGCCCCAGGAGCGCTGCGGCGTTGAGGGCGCCCGGGTACATGCCGAACTCGTCGTAGATGCCGTCGGCCTGGCGCATGAGGTCCAGCCGGCGCACGAGCGTGTTCAGGAACACGACCTTGCCCGCGCGGTGCATCGATGGGCCGATGCGGCCCATGACCTCGTCCCACGACACCTGGAGGGAGCGCGCCGGCCCCCCGTTCACCCAGCTCACGCCGTCGTCGCGGCGCAGGTTGTGGTAGCGGGTCCAGTCGGTGCGGTCGATGCAGATTCCGGCCATGGCCGGGGTGCGTTCCAGGTGCCGACGGGCCTGCTCCACCAGGAAGTCGCGGTAGGCCGGCTCGCCCGGGTCCATCGCCACGGCGCCCTCCCACGAGCCGATGGGGCGCCCGGCCGCGTCGCGGAGCACCGCGCCCTCCAGGCGCCACCAGAGGAAACCGTTGGGGTCGCGCCACAGGTCGGCGTCGAGGGCGGCCCTGCCCGGCGGCGGCGCGGCCTGGATGCCGGCGCCGAACTCCGTCACGTTGAAGTAGGCGAGCACGTGGAAGCCCAGGGAGGCCATCCGCGCGTAGTAGGCGTTCAGCCGGCCCTGCGAGGTCGCCTCGCGCCGGAAGCTGGTCCACTCCTGCTCGGGCCCCACTGGCGGCAGGAACATGCCCATGTAGGGGAACTCGAAGCTGGCCTGCCAGTTCACGCGAAACGCCATGCGCCTGAGTTTCCTGAGGTCCAGCTCGCCCTGCCACGAGCTGTAGGCGCCGCACCCGGCCATGTCGCGCGCCGCCGGCACGGCGGGCTCGAAGCTGCGCGGGTAGCGGCGGACGAGCCAGCCCAGGGCCGCGCGCGGATCCGGGGGGTGCGCCGTCAGGTCGATCGCGAAGCGGACCGGCCGTCCGGCCTCGATGCGATGGTTGGACCGCGAGAGGCAGACCATGCCGGCTGCGTCCGTGGCCACCTTCACGTCGAGCAGGCGATCATCGGGCGACTGGACGACGCTGACCGCGCCGCCTCGCGCGGCATAAAGAACGGTGGCGATGGGCAGCGAGAAGATGTCGGTCGGGTCGAGTGAGTAGCCGTCGACCGGGCTCAGGGGCCGCTCGTGCGCCGCGCCGTACCAGAGGAGCCTGGGCGCGAAGCGCGCCACCGTGAGCGGATCCGCCCAGCCCGGCGCGCGCGCGGGCCGCGGGTCGGCCCAGGCCGTCCAGAAGCGCGCCTTCGCGGCATCCGGCCAGCGCAAGGCCGTCTCGATCGGCGTGCTCCACGGGCGGCCCGCGCCGCGGACCTCCACCTCCCACCGCACGCTCGAGCGCGTGGAGAGGAACCGCTCGCGCAGTCGGCACCGCGCGCCCGTGACGGGGTCGAGCACGCCGCGCTCCGATTCGACGCCGCCGCCGGGCACCGCGCGCAGCCGCGCCGGCCCGGCCACGCAGCCGGCCAGGCGGGTGGCCCCGCGCACGCCGAGGCGGCCGCCGAGCCGCGGCGAGCGCAACCCGACGAGCGCGCCGTCGGCCCCAATCAGCGCCTCCAGCCCGCCGCCGCGCACCACGCGCACCGCGCGCGCCGGCGCCTCTGCCGGCACGTGGGGGGCCGCGACCAGGCGGCCGTCGCCCCAGGCCGCGCGCGGCGGCTCGCCGGAGCCGACCCGATCCACGACGAGACGGAGCTCTCCCGCGCCGGCCAGCGAGACCGCAACGGGGATCGGCGCATCGCCGGCGCGCAGCACCGAGCTCCGGAACCGCTCACGCCCGTCGACGAGCACTCGCAAGCGCGCCGCGCCGGGGCCGTCGACGGCGGCGGAGGCCTCGAAGCGCGCGTAGCGCCGGCCGAGCGCGGTGAACAGGACGTCGGCGCCGGCGCGCATGCCCACGCCTTCCCCGAACGAGCGTCCTCCCGCGCGGAGTGGCCCACCATCGGCCGCGCGGTCGAAGCGAGCGGCGCCCCAATCCGGCCGAACGATCGCCGGGTCGAGCACGGCGATCCCGAGCGCCGCGCGCGGCGCGACAGCCGCCGCGCCGGGGCCGACGATCGCGGCGTCGCCCCAGTCGGCGTGGTCGCTGTCGATGCCGTCGCCGGCGTCCGTGACGAGCAGGCGCAGCAGACGCACGCCGTCGACCCTCACGTCGACGCGCCGCGCGGGGTCGCCCAGGCGCATCGTGCCGCTGCGCCAGAGCGTCCGGCCACCGCCGGTCACGACGAACTCGACGCTCGCGGAATGGCCGGCCATCTCGTCGTCGACGCCCACCCAGGCCACCAGGCGCGCGGGCGCGCCGGAGAGCTCCAGCGTCCAGGCGGAGGCGGCGTGGGTGCCGATGCCGCGCGCGAAGCGGCGTCCGGCAACGGTGATGGGCCTGCCCTGCACCGAAAGGCGCGCGCGCGGCGCGGCCCAGCCCTGGCGCATGGCGGCGAGATTCAGGGTGTCAAGCCAGCGAATGGCCTCGCCCGCGCCGGCGCTGGAGGAGGCCGCCGCCGCGATCAGCAGGCACGCGGCGGCGCCCAGGCGGGCGCGCGTCACTTCGGTGGCTCGGGGCGCAGCACGGCGCAGCCGAACACGCCGCCGGCCATGCACCCCGCGTGCGGCACGAAGCGCACCGTCACGCGGCTCTTGCCGCGGGTCAGCTCCGGCGGCAGCGGGTACTCCACGTCGAAGAGCTGGCCAGGCCTGTCGTGGTTCAGGCTTTGCGTGCCAACCACCGCGCCGTCCACCACGATGTCGAAGGTGCGGGGCGGGTTGTCGTCGCCCCAGTAGGTGCATACGAGCGTGACGGGCGTATCTGGCGGGACCGCCAGGTCCCAACTCCACCAACCGCCGGGCTCCGCGTGGCGCCAATGCGAGCCGGCCCAGGGGCCGGAGGCCGTCTTCTCGCCCTTGAGCCCGTGCGCCCGCTCCGACTCGGCCACGTCGGGCAGCACCTCGTCGACGCGGCGGGCGTCGCGCCGGCGCTTGGCCTCGCGCGCGTCCATCATGGCCCGATGCCGCGCGCTGCCCTCGGCCGCGACGATCCAGTAGACGCCGTAGGGCTCGTTGGTCACGCGCTCCAGCGGCACGAAGGTCGTTGCCTCCTCCTGACCTACCGCGCGGAAGGTCAGCGGCCGGCCGGCGACCGGCTCCAGCACCGTTGCGGGCCGCCGGGCGTCGCCCGTGAGCAGACGCACGCCGCCCTGCACGCGCAGGGGCGCGACCGGGTTCTCGCTCTCCTGCGACGCGGGCGCGACTCCCGGCCCGACAATGCCGGCAAGCACGATCGGCCCGCAGGCGAAGGCCACCATGTCGGGGTCGTCCGGCATCGGCACGGCGCGCAGCGTCATCGGCAAGGTCAACTCCACGCGATCCCCATCGCGCCACTCGCGCTCGATCTCCAGATAGGCGCCAGGGCGAGGCGTGCCTGCGGGATTCCCGTTGAGCATGGCGCGGGCACCGGTCGCCCACGCGGGCACGCGCACCTTCAGCGCCGCGCGCACGGGGCGCCCCGCTCGCACGACGATCGAGGTCGAAGGCTCGTCGGGGAAGCCCGTGGACTGCTCGACGCGCAGCCCCTTCTCCTCCCAATCCACGGTGGACGAGATGAACAGGTTGACGTACAGGGCGCGGTCATCGTGGAAGTAGATGCTGTCGGCCAGCTTGGCGAAGGACTCGATGCCCGTGCCGTAGCAGCACCAGAAGGCGCCCTCCGGCGTGCCGAACCCCTTCGCGTACCCGGTCGCGAGCGGCACATAGTACATCAGCATGCCGTCGTCGGCGCGCTGGGTGCCCAGGATCCCGTTGAGGAAGGCGCGCTCGTAGTAGTCGGCGTAGGCCGGGTCACCGGTCCAGCGGAAGAGGTAGCGCGTGACGCGCAGCATGTTGTAGGTTGTGCAGCACTCCTGGTTGGTGGGTGAGAGCGCCCCTGCCAGGTGGTCGGGGTCGCCCCACGCCTCGCCGTCGGTGCAGCCGCCGGTCGCGTACGCGCGATGATGCACCACGCGGTCCCAGAAATAGCGGACGATGGTGCGGTAGCGCTCGTCGCCGGTAAGCTCATAGCGGCGCGCGGCCGCGCAGATCTTGGGGATCTGCGTGTTGGCGTGGATGCGGCTCAGGTTGTCGTGCTCCAGGGCGAGCGGGCCAAGGAACGCCGGCTGGTCGAAGCGACAGGCGAGCTCGAGGTGGGCGGGGTCGTGGGTCACACCGTACAGATCGTGCAGCGTCTCGGCGATGCCTCCGAACTCCACGTTGAGCAGACGGTCCATCTCCCAGGTGGTCAGGCGGTCGGCGCGGTGCTTGAAGTAGGCGGCCATGCCCTTGAGCACCTCGAGCGCCTGGCGACTGCCGCACCGGGTGTAGGCGTCGTAGAGCCCGGCCATGATCTTGTGGATCGTGTAGAACGGGGCCCACGGCGGCCGGTCCATCTTCTCCAGGCGATCCCAGAAGGTGGCGGGGAACGCCGAGAGATAGCCGCCGCCGAGCGCCTTCTGGCACTCGGCCCAGCCGGCGACGACGCGGTCCACGCGAGCCTTCATCTCCGGGTCCCCGGTGGCCTGGTACATCATCGCGCAGGCGGAGACGTAGTGGCCGACGAAGTGGCCGCGAACCTCGATGTCGGGCGCCTCCCAACCGCCGAGCGGCTTCGCGCTGGAGGGCAGGCCCGCGTTGAGGCGAAAGCTGTGCAGCAGGCGCTCCGGGTCGAGCGAGCGCAGGTAGCGGTGGTCGGCCTCCAGGGCCGCGCGGCACGGTCCGCTGGACAGGCGGACCCGCGTGAGCGGGAAGGGTTGTACCGTCATTCGCGGCTCCCTGTGCCCCGGCGCGGCGCCGGCCGCCGCGCACCAGGCGATGGCGATGCACGCGAGCAGCGTGCGCATGTTCTCTCCTCTTCCGTCGCGCCCGGTGCGCGGCGCGGGACCTGCCGGCGAGCGAGAGCGGCATCGCCCGGGAGCGGGCTGGCTCGTCCAGCAAGCGTGGGCCGCGCCTCGACGCGGCGAGTGGTTGGCTCGTCATGCCGATGCCGCGGCGTCGCGCCCGCCTCGCCCTGGCGCTACGCGAGTCCATTTCGGCTGTGGGCCCCGTCGCACCTGCCGGGTCGCTGTCCGGCGCCGCCCGCGCGCATAGCCGGCGGTCGGCCGGCGAGGCAGGAGGGCGGCGGCGGACGGCGAAACCAGGGCCGGACGCCGAAGCGTCCCCGGAGGACGACACGCCATGCCCCGCCACCTCGCGCTCCTGGCCGCCGCCACGCTCGCCCTGACGCCCGCCGCCTTCGCCGCCGCGCCGCCAGACCTCCACATCGAGGCGGCCCCCGACGGCACGGGCGCCGTGCTCCGCCGCGGCGGTGTCGCCCTCAACGAGCCCGCCGCCCGCCCGCTGTTCACCGTGATGTACTCGGACGCGCCGGACATGTGGCAGGCGCGCTCCTGGCGCGAGGTCACGCCGGGCGCGCTGACGGCGCGCTCCGATGGCTCCACTGCTACGGTGGAGGCCGCGTCGTTCGGCGGACTGCCCGTGCGCCTGCGGGCCACCGCGCGCGCCGAGACCCGGCGCGGCGAGGTGCGCTGGGCCGTCACGCTACGCAACGAGGCGCCTGGCACCGTGGTGGGCCTGCGCGGCCCGGCCCTGCGCGGCGTGCGCGACCTGCAGGGCGGCACGCTCTACCTCCCCGACCGGCCGGGGCAGCGCCTGACGGACCCGTGGTCGGCGCTTGCCAGAGAGCCCTCCACGCTCACCTACCCGGTCCCCGCCTCCATGCAGTTCGTCACATTCGCAGGCGCCGGCGGGGGCGTGGCCTACCATGTGCTCGACCGGGACATGACGTTCAAGCACTTCGTGCTCGGCGGGCCCGACCGGCAGATCGACGTTCTGCAGTTCCCGTTCGTCGCGCCCGGCGGCAGGTGGCGTTCGCCGCCCATCGTCTGGCAAGCGCTCGAGGGTGACTGGCACGCCGCCGCCGACCGCTACGGCCAGTGGTTTCGCTCGTGGGCGCCGGCGCCCCGCATCTCGCCCCAGATCCGCGCCATGCCGTTTGTGAGCGCCGTGGTCATCCGGGCGCGGCCCGTGGAGGATGCCCACCTGGAGGATGTTCAGAAGCGCCAGGAGCTGGGCACCTACGCCGGCGCGCTGCCGCGCATGCGCCAGCTCAAGGGGGTCGGCTACGATGGGGTGCAGCTCGTCGGATGGTTCGGCCGAGGGCACGACACGACCTATCCAGACCACCGGCCCTCGGCGGAGATGGGCGGCGAGACCGGCCTGCGGGCTCTGGTGGACGCGATGCACGGCATGGGCCTGCTCGCCTCGTTCTACCTCAACGCCCGGCTCGCCAACCACGACAGCCCGACGCTCGCCGCGCATCCGGAGTGGGAGACCGTGATGTCGGGTGGCCAGCGGTGGAGGGAGACCTACGGCGACCAGAGCTTCGCCTTGCTCTGCCCGGCAGCGCCCGGGTTCCGGGAGCACATGCTAGAGGAGGTCCTGCGCGTGGAGAATGTGTACGGCGGCCAGGGCGTGCAGCTCGACCAGGTGGGCGCGGCGTCGTCGGTGCTCTGCTTCAACCGGGGGCACGGCCACCGGACGCCGGCCACAGCCTGGGGCGAGGGCTATCCCCGCATGCTCGCGGACATCCGGCGCGAGGCGCGCCGGGCCGACCCGCTCTTCTGGACGTGGGTGGAGGGGGCCTGGGAGGGCGCCGGTCCCTACATCGACATGTCGCAGGGCGGCTTCTGGGGCGCCATCCCCGGCGCGCAGCCCTTCCCGCAGCTCTACCGCTACACGCTGCCCATACACCCGCTCTTCGGCGACGCGCGCATGGGCGGCGTGCCCTACTGGTGCCCGACCGACCTCGCCCGCAACCGGCGCATCTACGCGGCGGCCGCGCCCCTCTTCTGGAGCATGCGCTTCATGGACGACATCGGCCTCTCCGCCGAGCCGGCCGCCGAGGTCCACTGGTTCCGCGACCGCTCCCGCGCGCTGCTCACGGCGCACAGCCCGGCGGCGTCCGAGCGCGCGCTGACCCTGCGGCTGGACACGACGGCGCTCGGCCGCCGCACGCCGCCGCGACGCGCGCGGGCCCTCGCCGCTGGCAATGACGCGCCTGCCCGCGTGGTGGACGGCGCGTTGGAGGTGAGCGTGACGGTGCCCGCCGGTCAGGTGGAGGCCGTGCTGCTGGAGTGGTAGGCGGGCGGGGGCTCAGCCGATGCGCGCGCCGTGGCAGCGGGCGAGCTCCATCGCCTGTTCCACGTCCAGTCGGGCATCGCGGAGGTCGGCGGTTCGGAGGATGGCGCCGGAAAGCACCGCGCCGCGCAGGTCGGCGCGCGTCAGGGAGGCCGCGTCGAGGTTGGCGCGGGTGAGGTCGGCGCCGCGCAGGTCGGCTCCGGCCAGGCTGGCGCCGTAGAGGTCGGCCTCCGCCAGCGTCACGTCCCGCAGGTCGAGCCCGCCTAAGTTGCGGTGGCGGAGGTTTGCCCACGACCAGTTGCCACCCGCGATCGTGACGGCGCTCATGTCGACGTCGACGAAGGAGGAGCCTGCGAGCGAACACAGCTCGAAGCGGGCCAGGAAAAGCCCGGCGCCGTCGAAGCGGCAGGTGGTGAAGGCCGACTCGCGCAGCACGGCGGCGTTCAGGCGGGCGTTGGAGAAGTCGCACTCCTCGAAGCGGCAACCGACGATCTCGGCCTCGCCGAGAAAGGCCCCCGCGAACCGGCAGCGCGTAAAGGTGGAGCGCGCCATACGCGCCTCCGCCAGGTCGCGCCCGGCGAAGTCGGCGCCCTCACGCTCCAGATCCGCCCAGTTCGCCGGCCCGGCCCCCATCGCTCCGCCTCCCGCACGGCATTGGTAGGTCCGGCGGCGGATCTCCTCCTCCAGGCCCTCGGCAAGGACGTGCGGCGACGGGGCTGAGCGCTCGGACGCGGCCGCGCCCAGCAGGCGAGAGCTCCGCCCGCTGCGGCGGACGGGTCGGCGCGCGACGAGTGCGCGTTGACATCGCCGGGGAATCGGTTATAATAGGGGAGCGTGCCGGGCGACCCGGCGCTCGCGTCCCTGGGGGTGTAGCTCAGTCCGGTTAGAGCGCCTGCCTGTCACGCAGGAGGCCGCGGGTTCAAGTCCCGTCATCCCCGCCATCGAGGCCCGTGCCCGGGCCGTGGGCTCGTCCCGCGGCGCCCGGCGCGGGCCTCTTCGCGCGTGGCCCGGCGGAAGTCGCGGGCCGCCCGCGGGAGCGCACGGCCGGAACCGCGCGCCCTCGGCCCGCGCGCCGCTGCAGGCCGTCGGTATCGACACGAGCGGCCGCCTTCAGTACGCGTACAGCCCCGCCTGCGCCGCACGCCGCGAGAAGGGCAACTCGAGCGCGTGGAGCGCTTCGGCGAGCGCCTGCCCTCCCTTCGCCGCAGGGTCCGCGTCGACATCGACCGCGAGGGCTTCCTGCGCGAGCGCGTCCTCGCCGTCATGCTTCGCCTCATCGGCCAGCCCTGGTTTCGCGTGGGCGCCGAGAACAGCGTGCAGCGCTACCGCGCCTACGGCGTCACTACCCCCCGCAACCGGCACCTGCGGGCGGAGCCGGGCGGACGGCTCGTCTTTCGCTCCGTCGGCAAGCACCACGTGGCGCAGCGTCTTGTCATGGTGGACGACGAGGTGGCCTCCCTGGTGATCGCTGTCCGGGATCTGCGCGGCTCGCACCGGTTCGCCTGCATGAAGGATGCCGTCAGGGTGCTGTCGGTGACCCCCGCTGACGCGAACTCCTACATAAAGGGGCCGACGGGGTCGAGGTCCGGTCGAGGGACTTCCGTACAGGGGGAGGTTCGCTGCTGGCCGCCGTGGCGCACGCCGAGAGCGGCCCGCCCGACGATAAGACGCTGGCGAACCGGTCCATCAGCCTCGCCATCACGAAGGCGTCCGGACGGCTCGGCAAGGCGCCGGCCGTCTGCCAGACCAGCTACGTTCACGCGGCCATGCTGGCGGCGTACGGGTGCGCGATCGACGATCGGGGCGTGCCGCCGCAGGGAGGAGAGAGGAGGGGCCGCGAGCCGGGGCTGCAGGTGGAGGGAGCGGCTCTGCTGGCGCTGTTCCGCGCCCGCCGTGAGCGGCCGCAAGCGCCCCCGGCGGCATAGACCGGACGAGCCGGGCGGCTGAGCCAGGGCCGGGCCGGGCGGCGCCTTCCACCGAACAAAGACCAGGCCGCGCGGCGTCTTATGCAGGCGGAGAGGCGGCGCGCCAGGCTGCATCGGGCGCCCGGCGCCGCCGGCGGCCCCGCAAGTGCCGAATGCCGCCGCGAGGCGGCGCAAGGAGGATGACATGGAGCCTGCCACGCTGCAGGATCTCCTCGTCGAGGAGCTCAAGGACCTCTACAACGCGGAGCAGCAGATGACGACGGCTCTGCCGAAGATGATGGACGCGGCTCACTCCCAGCAGCTCATGAACGCGTTCCAGGAGCATCTCTCGCAGACCGACACGCAGATTCGCCGGCTGGACCAGGTCTTCCAAATGCTGGGCGAGAGCCCGCAGGGCGTGCACTGC is drawn from Chthonomonadales bacterium and contains these coding sequences:
- a CDS encoding VCBS repeat-containing protein; translation: MRWERVSSRDGQIPTPPGAEQQTLCLTLDADGDGRVEVVIGCRNRGPALVWYRRVAERWTVQVIEPEPIPIEAGGVVCDVDGDGNPDIIAGEDYQGSRVYWWRNPYPRLAPRVPWERHLIKEGGGTQHHDQIWGDFDADGRPELVFWNQGAGKLLRATPPADPRQGPWPVRDLWSGAGEGLAAGDVDGDGRPELLAGGRWFRHEGGGRFASFVIDPEQTHPRIALGDLNGDGRLEVVMAPGDTDGRLSWYERRGDGARPTDWVRHDLLPQPVRHGHSLAVADFSRDGHLDVMCGEMRRWTAGDDHPTARLRVFLGDGRGDFTPTVLSTGLGVHEARVADVDGDGRPDIVAKPYSWDTPRLDLWLNRR
- a CDS encoding CehA/McbA family metallohydrolase, whose protein sequence is MPGILTPYLDDGYTWLRGNLHAHTTLSDGRLSPGEVLAAYEREGYDFLAISDHDRLVPPDDYRDATRLLLLPAVEVTARGPHMLAIGVQSIVEPDADRQRCIEQAAGMGAITILNHPNWGVGYNHFPQERMEALRGYAGIEIYNAVIEWLEGSALALDRWDRLLSSGRRVWGFANDDMHWPENVGRGWSVAQCREHTPAAVLEALREGRFYASTGVTIDSVRLASGVLAVEAPDAQRIRFVGRWGRELAFVDGPRAAYPIGGGEGGYVRAECYGAGGRTAWTQPVWVPE
- a CDS encoding pentapeptide repeat-containing protein; translated protein: MGAGPANWADLEREGADFAGRDLAEARMARSTFTRCRFAGAFLGEAEIVGCRFEECDFSNARLNAAVLRESAFTTCRFDGAGLFLARFELCSLAGSSFVDVDMSAVTIAGGNWSWANLRHRNLGGLDLRDVTLAEADLYGASLAGADLRGADLTRANLDAASLTRADLRGAVLSGAILRTADLRDARLDVEQAMELARCHGARIG
- a CDS encoding glycoside hydrolase family 127 protein, whose translation is MRTLLACIAIAWCAAAGAAPGHREPRMTVQPFPLTRVRLSSGPCRAALEADHRYLRSLDPERLLHSFRLNAGLPSSAKPLGGWEAPDIEVRGHFVGHYVSACAMMYQATGDPEMKARVDRVVAGWAECQKALGGGYLSAFPATFWDRLEKMDRPPWAPFYTIHKIMAGLYDAYTRCGSRQALEVLKGMAAYFKHRADRLTTWEMDRLLNVEFGGIAETLHDLYGVTHDPAHLELACRFDQPAFLGPLALEHDNLSRIHANTQIPKICAAARRYELTGDERYRTIVRYFWDRVVHHRAYATGGCTDGEAWGDPDHLAGALSPTNQECCTTYNMLRVTRYLFRWTGDPAYADYYERAFLNGILGTQRADDGMLMYYVPLATGYAKGFGTPEGAFWCCYGTGIESFAKLADSIYFHDDRALYVNLFISSTVDWEEKGLRVEQSTGFPDEPSTSIVVRAGRPVRAALKVRVPAWATGARAMLNGNPAGTPRPGAYLEIEREWRDGDRVELTLPMTLRAVPMPDDPDMVAFACGPIVLAGIVGPGVAPASQESENPVAPLRVQGGVRLLTGDARRPATVLEPVAGRPLTFRAVGQEEATTFVPLERVTNEPYGVYWIVAAEGSARHRAMMDAREAKRRRDARRVDEVLPDVAESERAHGLKGEKTASGPWAGSHWRHAEPGGWWSWDLAVPPDTPVTLVCTYWGDDNPPRTFDIVVDGAVVGTQSLNHDRPGQLFDVEYPLPPELTRGKSRVTVRFVPHAGCMAGGVFGCAVLRPEPPK
- a CDS encoding NPCBM/NEW2 domain-containing protein, with product MTRARLGAAACLLIAAAASSSAGAGEAIRWLDTLNLAAMRQGWAAPRARLSVQGRPITVAGRRFARGIGTHAASAWTLELSGAPARLVAWVGVDDEMAGHSASVEFVVTGGGRTLWRSGTMRLGDPARRVDVRVDGVRLLRLLVTDAGDGIDSDHADWGDAAIVGPGAAAVAPRAALGIAVLDPAIVRPDWGAARFDRAADGGPLRAGGRSFGEGVGMRAGADVLFTALGRRYARFEASAAVDGPGAARLRVLVDGRERFRSSVLRAGDAPIPVAVSLAGAGELRLVVDRVGSGEPPRAAWGDGRLVAAPHVPAEAPARAVRVVRGGGLEALIGADGALVGLRSPRLGGRLGVRGATRLAGCVAGPARLRAVPGGGVESERGVLDPVTGARCRLRERFLSTRSSVRWEVEVRGAGRPWSTPIETALRWPDAAKARFWTAWADPRPARAPGWADPLTVARFAPRLLWYGAAHERPLSPVDGYSLDPTDIFSLPIATVLYAARGGAVSVVQSPDDRLLDVKVATDAAGMVCLSRSNHRIEAGRPVRFAIDLTAHPPDPRAALGWLVRRYPRSFEPAVPAARDMAGCGAYSSWQGELDLRKLRRMAFRVNWQASFEFPYMGMFLPPVGPEQEWTSFRREATSQGRLNAYYARMASLGFHVLAYFNVTEFGAGIQAAPPPGRAALDADLWRDPNGFLWWRLEGAVLRDAAGRPIGSWEGAVAMDPGEPAYRDFLVEQARRHLERTPAMAGICIDRTDWTRYHNLRRDDGVSWVNGGPARSLQVSWDEVMGRIGPSMHRAGKVVFLNTLVRRLDLMRQADGIYDEFGMYPGALNAAALLGLRKSVIAWTSSPDDLRPAPDGFFQRYLHLGVFPTAPFPGNDHSIRPDAWADAQYLAYGPLLECLRGREWVLEPNAARAAPALANLFRVPEGYVAPITFGGAARQATLRLRRLAGLERGGLICEALLPDEAGWRRVPWRREAAGLRLRVPLARGCAMVRVRAAARSSGG